CTATTCAGTGTCATCCTTGGTCTTTCAGTCATGAAAGAGACCAGGTCATTTATGATGTCATGGTGGAATCTCCTCCAAGTGTGCCTGGGGCCTCtggccagaggaagaggaaagatgaaCTCCTGGAGATACTTTACTTGGTTGCTTTTCCAAGACTAGCTTTCCCTCAGGGACAATTGAAGACTCCCTAGGGAATTCCCAAAAAGGGGAAGATATTTCAGAAATATGCCATTTCTTCAGCTGGTGGCAGTCCATCGGGGTGTTTCCTGTAGTGAGCCAATTAGTTAAGACGGATTGTATGTTGTATCGGGGGAAGCTGGGATAGTCATCAGTTTTACCCTGGGAGATGAAGGGCATTTTGAAGCCAAGGCCTAAAAGGAGCAGAACTGGGTGAAGCCACATTCTTACTGTCCTCACCATTGAGTCCATCAGAGACAGACTTTCAAGAAACATCAGGAATGGTAAGATGTGTGGAGAGGCGAGGGGTGAAGGTGCTCTGATCATCGAGCGGTGGCTAGAACCTGGGGGAAGTGGGAGTCCATGGGTAAACTGTCCATTGCTTGAGTGGGAGGCAACTTCATCAGCTGAGGTAGACTCCTTCCCTAGTcaaaaaaatcatggtatttgtgaagtgcttataaAGGaccagcaccgtgctaagctctgggttagatacaggataatcagatcagacacagtccctgttccacatggagctaagtagcagggaaaacagttatttcacctccattttacagatgagaaaatggaggcaccaaGAAATAAGTAATCCAGCGGGAATGGGTGGGCTGAAAGGCAAATGCATATAGTCCACTGTACACTCTATGGAGGAACCTAGCACACAAAGCCCAAACAATTTCACAGAATTGGAGAAGGTAGACTTTCTAAGAATCACTTTGGGAAGGGAATAGATGTGGAAATTGGAGTTTCTCTCCAGAACTGGACAGAGAGAAGAGTGGCTCTAGGCATACATAGCTCTTGGCCTCCTTCTGTAGAGAGGGTCTGGGCCTCATTCATCTAGAATTCAGGAAGCAGAATGCCCCaagttcttctttctctcccccagctctcaaacacacacatacacacaaacacccctCCCGCTCCTTGTTTTCTTTGTCCCTCTGTTCATCAAAAGTTAGAACTTTTAGACATTTGGGCTACGAGGGCAGTTAAACAGTTGGAAGAATTTGGAACCCAGTGGAAGCCTGGAAATTAGGACCATAGATTCCCACAGTGCCTTGTGTGTTCAAGCACATATAGAAAATGGTTCCTGCACTCAGGGAGCTTATTATTTAAAAGAAGCAAAACTTTAATATGGACTctcaccaccattatcatcgaggagattttttgagcacctatagAATATATATATCCACTTTAGGATTTAGGGCATACTTTAAAAATTTGACCTAGAACCTGATCTCGAGGTGCTTGCAATCTAAAAGGAGACATAACACACAACAATCAGTCTAtcgaccaatggtatttgttgagtgcttactgtgtgcagagcactatactaagtgcttgggagagtataatggagtagttagacatgatccctatacTCAAAGAGTATATTGTATTGTAGGAAACAAACAAACAGTGTATTGTAGGAGCTTACACAggtgagcccagagaagcagcgtggctcagtggaaagagcccgagcttggaagtcagaggtcatgagttcgaatgtcggctctgccacttgtcagctgtgtgactgtgggcaagtcacttcacttctctgtgcctcagttacctcatctgtaaaatggggattaactgtgagcctcacgtgggacaacctgatgaccctgtatctatcccagcgcttagaacagtgctctgcacatagtaagcgcttaacaaataccaatatttatttactttattttattaaattaGCTTGTCAGATACATGGCTTATCACAATATGGAGCTGAAGGGTTGGAGCAGATGACAAATCATTCAGTTGGTTAGGAGAGTGGGTGAAGtgaattgggctcacagtttggggAAGCTAAAGGAAATCCTGTGTCTTTTTCTTACAGACCTTTGAGAATCAGGATGGGACCAAGGGCCagacttcctctccacccccctggACTGAGACATCTAATCCCTTTCTTGAGTTTATTGAGCCCAACACTGTAGATAGGAATGCCAACTTTCCTTTCAGCCTAAGATTATCCAGCCCAGAGGCACCAGGTTCCTTAAAATACATGCCATATTTTAGAACTCATGGAGATACCTCTACTAGCCCATGGCCAATGGAACATGAGAGAAATGTCCATGAAAATGAGTTTAaaatagagagaggaaaaagtccTGCAAAGACTTGTGCCCAAAAAAACAGGGAGTCCTCTGAGGATTCCATTCCTGCCAGTGGATATTTTCCATATTATCGGACGGAGGAAGACTTAAGAAGCCTATTGCAGCAGAAAGGGCTCTGTAAAACCTGCAGAGAAGACCAAAGACAAAGTGGTGAAGGAAGAGGCAAAACGGGAAGAAGAGAAAGTGGTTGTTCCACACCTACCTGTTACAGAAACATGGTAAATTGCAAGGGAATGCAATTTCTTTTTGTCAATGATGGATTCAGAGAGGGCTTGGCCAAGACCAAGGTCAACTACAAAGCCATTTTAAGAGCAGAGTTTTCAAAGAAGGAAAGTAAAAGGAGCTTGAGAAGAAGAACATTCCTGAAGATGATTTCTGGCAGAGATGAGagcaggagagtggcaaggtgCAAATTCTAGCACTATAAAAGACCTCCCTTCGCATAAGCTCTTGGGTTCTAAAGTCTGTGGGTGGACTGTGGCCTTTCTATTGCTTGGGGAGGGAGGCTGCTCCATCATCTGAGGGATGCCTCTTCCTTGGTCAGcaagataatagtaattattttattattattattggaattactattttatcattattattatatatgctaagtgcttactatgtgccaagcactgaacttagcactggggtagatacaagataaccaaatcagacacagtccctgtgctgcatggggatcacagtctaagtaggagggacaagagTTATttcaccaccattttacagatgagtaaacagaagcatagagaagtgaagtgagttgcccaaggtcatgtagcagccAAattgcagacctggaattagaacccaggtccctaatTTCTAGACACGTGGTCtcaccattagaccatgctgcttctctgaggcaagAATATGATTGGGATAGTTAATCTTGGATGTCTGTGTCTCTTTCAGATACCCTCACCAATCCTGACACGGAGTgaaatctcctctctccccaccactcttCAGCTTCCTGATCCTCTAGGATCCTTTCCCGATGAGAACCCCAGTGCTAGTGGAATGGAGATCTCTCTTTTTGGAGAAACATCACTTCTAAGAGAGTTCCATATCCCAACAGAATATGCACAATATTTCCGCACAGACGAATCACTTCAGGAAAGCCATGCCCCATGCCTCTTCCCTTTGGGGGCAGAAGAAGTGGATGGGGAtggtccagagaaggagagacatttTGGATCCAGCCCTGTCCACCCTGGATTCCAGGAAAAGGCCAGCTAAATCGCTGACTTCCCCAATGTAACCCAGGGAGGGAGTAACCCAGATGAAGCAATTGCTTTTAAGAACAGCAGGAATGCCATCTTAGAGgttgggctgggggggtggggggcggagggcggggaggggggcgctgggagaagaaagagattgCAGTTCAAGCTTGAAAACATCTTtagagaaagcagagagagggATTTGTGTCCAGCTGTGCCTGAGTATTGAGGAAATAGAGGAACTTAATCTGAGACTTGTAAACATGAAAATAGGACGAAACCACCAACATGAATACACTCAGTCCAAACAGGGAAGGTGGGATTCCAGAGCACAGGCAGCCAGGCACAGATTTAGACCCAGagatccacccctgcatcaaggCAGTAAAATGAGAACTGGGTGGACATGGAGGCTGCTGCTCTGTGATGACCTGGGCCTGGCTCATCTCCCATCCTGTCTACAAAAAACCAAGGAAGGGAACTACTGTGGCAGCAGAcagtcttcccacctcccagcagcCAAGCAAGCCCACAGAGCAGGTGGGCAAGCCTTTGATCCCTTGGGAATAGTACATCCTCCCCACAGTGACCATCGGATGACTCAgattcccagcctctgcctcaaaACCCACAGAATCCGGTGTAAGACAACAATGATGCTTCACTCCCTCACAGCCTGCCAAACCACACCTACTCGGTGGATTTCTGTAATTGGACTCACTGACTCTTGAATCTTGTGAGTCCAGGGCAGATTCTTGCCCCTTTCCTCTGTCCAGTAATACCATGGGCTCCCAAGTGATGGCCCATCACGTGCTCATCAACTCTGCATCCTCTGTTGGCATTCAATGGTTCCCAACCCAGTGGAATTGAaaacatctccctcccctcctccagaattGCTTCCATCCAAGTAGCCACCCCCTTAGACTTTGCTGTACTCCACCAAAGCAGTAAGAATGAAAAATACTTAGCAGGAATTATTTTTGTGAATAAAATGGTCCTACTATTATGTGAGCACAATGGAGAAATGAGTTTCCAGTCCCTCCAGTTCTCCTCGGTGGGTTTGTGTTCCTTCAGAACATCATGGAAAAAAGCCCTCTACATTTCCCACACTGACACACATCCATTTCCCTCGCGGCCTCATGTCACACTGTAATCAAGAAGATGCGCACAGTGgaatgcattcactcattcaatcatatttattgaacgcttactgtgtgcagagctctgtactaagcgcttgggaggtacaattcagcaacaaatagagacaatccctgcccacagttggctcacagtctagaaggggtctgcttctctaattccttaATCATGTTCTAGTCAAAATACATAAGGAAAACATGCATTATGATAGACCTGAGGGTTTTACCAGTTATCATCAGGATCCAGATtcaccatcctcccttctgcataggcACAGAGCTCCTGAGTGTAACCCGGAAAGGAGAGTCACAGACTGACAGAATCACTTctctccacgccccccccccccacacacacacaagtggagcagccctccccacctcacttaCAGACCCTGCTCCATCTCATCCtcactgagtgtttattgggtAAAGAGCCTCGTCCTGGGCACCGAATGAACTGTGTAGTACTGGATgcctactctgcacagagcactgaactggctACCTACCatgctcaaagcactgtattgaacacctactgtaataataataataataagaagaagaatatttgttaagcagtttctatgaatcaagcattgtactaaatgctggggtagaaacaaagtaatcaggggtcgcatggggctcacagtctaagtaggagggtgaacaggtatcgaatccccattttgcagatgagggaactgaggcatagagaaattaagggatttgcccaaagtcacacaccaggtaTGTGGAGGggtagggattaggacccaggtcccctgacttccatccctgtgctctttccactaggtcacatggcttctctgtggaaagagcactgggctggatgctTTGCATAGAGTCTCAGTGTAGAACCTGCTCAACATGTCTGCCACAAACCCAGAACCCATAACTttactctgctccctcccccacttctgcAACAAACACAAGgtcctcacagttggctttaaagcacttaatcaccttgccccatcctatctcaccttgctactctcttactacaaccaatcccacatatttcactcctctaatgctaaccttctcactgtacctcgatctcatctatctcattgccgacctctcgcccacatccggcctctggcctggaatgctctccctcctcataaccgacaattactctcctcacttcaaagccatattgaaggcacatctcctccaagaggccttctctgactagactctcctttcatcttctcccactcccttctgcctcaccctgacttgcaccctttattcatccccactcccagccccacagcatttatatgtgtttctgtaatttatttattaatattaatgtctgtctccccatctagactataagtagtgaatgtgtctgtttattgttgtattgtacttttccaagttcttagtacagttctctgcacacagtaaacacataataaatacaattgacttactgaCAGACTAACTCCACCTTGTGGTTTAAGGAAACTGAATTTCTGGATTCCATGGAAAATGCGGCTCAAGGAGTGAAATTAGGAGTGTGGAAGTGTGCAAAGGGGCTGGGGATAGAAATACAGTGGGTTTTCACTCTTCATAAACAGGGCAGAAGAGTTGTGCATCACATCTCCCAAGTGTGGAAGAGATttgagttctcatcccacctctgtcacttgcctgctgtgtgaccttgggcaagtcacttaactgctctgtgcctcagctttgccatctgtaaaatgggggtaaaatacctgttctaccttctccttagactctgagccccatgagggacaggtatTGTACCCCATCTAATTGTACCCTCGCACTTaagtctggtctgattatctagtatctatcccagggcttagtactgtgcatggcacatagtaaaaacttgacaaataccattattattattattattgttatcattgctgTTATTTGCAAGCACTTACCATAACAGCTGTATGAGAAACCTATTATCTGTGCTCCACAATGTGCTCCTCTGCACTaggtccttgggaaagtatagtatgaTAGGGTACAGTACACAAAAATTAAATAtcgtagacctgatccctgcctacaagaagcttagcaTCTATAAGGAGTCTTTCAGTGTCTCCCCGTTACATTGCCCTCTCCTCCTTTGCTCTCCTCTCTAACTTCCCTTTCCTTGTCCCTTGCACTTTGCTCCTGTGAGAAAATAGCACAGAATGAAACATATTTGCCAGAACTTTCCTTCCTGTGTTCAGGGTGACTTCAAGTAAAGAAGATGACCCATTCCCAGTTCCCAGTGATTTGACATTTCAAATTCCAGTAAATAAACCAGCTACCTAGTATAGCAACATAGGTGATGAAAAGATGGATGCATTAAATTCAGTGCATGTTTTGGAAATTCTCGCACTCATTCCCACTCACAGAAGTTCCTTGGAGTATACTCAGATGTGTATTTTAAATATTAAATGAGAACCTCTTTCGAAGGGCCATATTTTAATGCATGCTCAGTTCTCTTAGCATTGTTAGCTCCTTTGATATGCACCTGTCTTATTAATGTCAGCTCTGCTGGAGCTTTGAGGGAAAAGCTGCTTATTGAGAAGTTCCTTATGCACTTATAATTGCCTTCCTGAGGGGCACTGAAAGTTGGGAGGAGGcaaagaggagaggaatctgGTCTCACTTAGTCTGCTTAGCAGGATTTCTTTCCAAAAATTCACCATTGAACTATTTGGAGGTCTCTCCTGTAATTTCCCTATTAACTGATTCTGCAAGTGGAGCGATGTTCTGGCCAAACGCCTCGCCTCTTCCGGACTCCACGCTCAACGTTGGGGGACCCCAGCCTTTCCCAGGACCTCTGAGCTAGTGCCTCCTTTTGTTTTCTAAAAGGATCAGTCTGGGATCCAGAAGTGGATGATTCCTTGAAGCTCTCCCTCCCAAGAAGGTTAAAAAAGTGTTGAGACGTGCAGGTGTAGGTCAGTAACGGTACCCAGACATCTCGCTTCCATTCTCTCTTCCATTCTTGAACGAAG
This genomic stretch from Ornithorhynchus anatinus isolate Pmale09 chromosome X1, mOrnAna1.pri.v4, whole genome shotgun sequence harbors:
- the LOC114806561 gene encoding uncharacterized protein LOC114806561 yields the protein MTFENQDGTKGQTSSPPPWTETSNPFLEFIEPNTVDRNANFPFSLRLSSPEAPGSLKYMPYFRTHGDTSTSPWPMEHERNVHENEFKIERGKSPAKTCAQKNRESSEDSIPASGYFPYYRTEEDLRSLLQQKGLCKTCREDQRQSGEGRGKTGRRESGCSTPTCYRNMIPSPILTRSEISSLPTTLQLPDPLGSFPDENPSASGMEISLFGETSLLREFHIPTEYAQYFRTDESLQESHAPCLFPLGAEEVDGDGPEKERHFGSSPVHPGFQEKAS